The DNA sequence GCCTTCGCGACGCGTGCCGCCGATTCGCGGTGGCGGGCGGCGGCCGCCGGGAGGGCGAGCTCGTCCGCGATCGTGGCCAGCGCCAGTTCGGCGTCGGCCAGCAGCGCGTTGAAGCCCGGGTCCTCCACGACGAACTCGCCGAAGTCCCGGTAGCCGCTGTCCCGGTAGTCCGCCGCGAGCCGGACGTACCGGCCGTAGTCCTCGTCGCTCGGGCGGTCGGCGGCGGTGCCGTGCGCCAGGTCGCGGCGGACGAACCCGGTCGACGGCGTGACGTGCGCCAGCGGGCCGTCCCACGCCGGGCTGTTGTCCATTCCGGACTCCCACGGGTGCACGATCGCGGCGAGCCCGCGCCCGCCCGCGTCGCGCGAACCCAGCAGGTATTCGTGCCAGGCCCGCAGTTTCGGGTACAGCGTGGCGAGGAACTCGCGGTCGGGCTCGGCTTCGTGCACCGCCAGCACCGCGCGCGCGTGCACCGGCGGCTGGATCAGCCCGGACGTCCGCCCGGCCCGCCAGAAACCGGGGCCCGGGAAGTACGCCTCGGGCGGGGTGTCCGGGTTGAAGAGGATGTGCGGGACGCGGCCGTCGCGCCACTGCGCGGAGAACAGCGTCAGCAGCTCGCGCCGCGCGCGCTCGGGCGCCAGGTGGCGCAGGCCGAACGCGATGAACGCGGAGTCCCAGCTCCACTGGTGCGGGTAGAGCCCGCGCGAGGGCACGGTCGACGAGCCGAGCCAGTTGCCGGCCAGCACGGTCGCGGCTCGTGTTACATCCATATGTCCAAGTTATCTCCAACTTGTGTATTGTCAATACACAAAAGTGCGGGAGGAGTCGGATGCCGACCAGTGCCGGCGAGCTGTTCCAGCTGGTCAAGACGGGGGAGGCGACCACGCGGAAGGCGCTGCTGACCCGCAGCGGACTGTCCCGCTCGACCCTGACCGCGCGTCTGGACCGGCTCCAAGCGGCCGGTCTGCTTGCCGAGGGCGGCCAGGAGGACTCCACCGGCGGCCGCCCGGCGCGGCAGCTGCGCTTCGACGACCAGCACGCCGTCGTCCTCGCCGCGAGCGTCGACACCACGCACGCCGAGGCCGCGGTCACCGACCTGGCGGGCCGGCGGCTGGCCCACCGCGCCGGCGAGCTGCGCGTCGCCGACGGCCCGGAACCGGTACTCGACCGGATCGCGGGGTGGTTCGACGCGCTGCTGGCCGAGGTCGGGCGGCCGGTGTGCGGCGTCGGCGTTTCGGTGCCGGGCCCGGTCGAACCCGGCCGCGCCCGCGTGACGCAGCCGCCGATCATGCCGGGCTGGGACGGCTACCCGATCGACGCGCGCCTCGGCACCCGGTTCGGAGCCCCGGTGCTGGTCGAGAACGACGCGAACCTGATGGCGCTGGGCGAGCACCGCGCCCGCTACCCGGACTCGGCCGCGCTGGTGGTGGTCAAGGTGTCCACCGGCATCGGCGCCGGCATCGTCATCGGCGGCGAGGTGTACCGCGGCATCGACGGCGGGGCGGGCGACATCGGCCACATCCGCCTGCCCGGCCACCCGGACGCCCGCTGCCTGTGCGGCTCGTTCGGCTGCCTGGCGGCCGTCGCCAGCGGGGGCGCCCTCGCCGCACGGCTGACCGAGCTGGGCTTGCCGACGACGTCGGGCTCGGGCGTCCGCGACCGGCTCGTGGCGGGCGACCCGGAAGCGGTCCGGCTCGCCGAAATCGCCGGCCGCCAGGTGGGGGAGGTCCTCGCGACGCTCGTGTGCGTGGTCAACCCGGGCGTGCTGGTGGTCGCCGGGGACCTCGCCGAACCGCATTTCGTCGCCGGTGTCCGCGAGGAGCTCTACCGCCGGGCCCTCCCGCGGGCGACGCAAAACCTGCGCGTGGAGATCGGCGGCCGCGGCGACGCGCTCGGCGGCGCCGTGGCGCTGGTCGTGGACACGGTGTTCTCCGTGGCCGAAGTGGACCGGAGGCTGGCCGCGGGCCGCTGACCACGGCCGAAGTGCCGTCACGGCGCGGACTGTCCCGAGTGGACGGACCACCCGACTTTAGTAGGTGGTGCGCGGCCGCCGCCCGTGGTCGGGAAAACGGACTTACCGCACACCGTGGAGCATTCCTCGCGTTTTCCGTCCGACAAATCGGATTTCCGCACCACGCCCATCAGGACGTGAATTCGCGACGAGATAACGGTTCCGCAAGCACTTCCCCGCGAGCGGAACACCGATCTAGTCTCACCCGGTGTTCCAAGGCCCGT is a window from the Amycolatopsis sp. cg9 genome containing:
- a CDS encoding amylo-alpha-1,6-glucosidase, which gives rise to MDVTRAATVLAGNWLGSSTVPSRGLYPHQWSWDSAFIAFGLRHLAPERARRELLTLFSAQWRDGRVPHILFNPDTPPEAYFPGPGFWRAGRTSGLIQPPVHARAVLAVHEAEPDREFLATLYPKLRAWHEYLLGSRDAGGRGLAAIVHPWESGMDNSPAWDGPLAHVTPSTGFVRRDLAHGTAADRPSDEDYGRYVRLAADYRDSGYRDFGEFVVEDPGFNALLADAELALATIADELALPAAAARHRESAARVAKALQETLWDNGFFFARDVRTGALTPQHTCAGLLPLVLPDLAVAPALLATATGPRFGLGRVHGVPSYDLTAPDFDPARYWRGPSWANVGWLLHRGLLGHGEHALADRLREDLLTTAAATDFAEYCDPLTGEGHGTRSFSWTAALTVDLLAQPA
- a CDS encoding ROK family protein, producing MPTSAGELFQLVKTGEATTRKALLTRSGLSRSTLTARLDRLQAAGLLAEGGQEDSTGGRPARQLRFDDQHAVVLAASVDTTHAEAAVTDLAGRRLAHRAGELRVADGPEPVLDRIAGWFDALLAEVGRPVCGVGVSVPGPVEPGRARVTQPPIMPGWDGYPIDARLGTRFGAPVLVENDANLMALGEHRARYPDSAALVVVKVSTGIGAGIVIGGEVYRGIDGGAGDIGHIRLPGHPDARCLCGSFGCLAAVASGGALAARLTELGLPTTSGSGVRDRLVAGDPEAVRLAEIAGRQVGEVLATLVCVVNPGVLVVAGDLAEPHFVAGVREELYRRALPRATQNLRVEIGGRGDALGGAVALVVDTVFSVAEVDRRLAAGR